From a single Saimiri boliviensis isolate mSaiBol1 chromosome 15, mSaiBol1.pri, whole genome shotgun sequence genomic region:
- the SLURP1 gene encoding secreted Ly-6/uPAR-related protein 1, translated as MASRWAVQLLLVTAWSMGFGEAFRCYSCEQPTDAAFCKNITYCKPEHTACTTKLVMVEAEYPFQQRPVVTRSCSSSCIATDPDSIGDAHLVFCCFRDLCNSELGA; from the exons ATGGCCTCTCGCTGGGCTGTGCAGCTGCTGCTCGTGACAGCCTGGAGCATGGGCTTTG GTGAAGCCTTCAGGTGCTACAGCTGTGAGCAGCCCACAGACGCTGCCTTCTGCAAGAACATTACCTACTGCAAGCCGGAGCACACAGCCTGCACGACCAAGCTGGTGATGGTGGAGGCAG AGTACCCCTTCCAGCAGAGACCCGTGGTGACCCGCTCCTGCTCGAGCTCCTGCATCGCCACCGACCCCGACAGCATTGGGGACGCCCACCTGGTCTTCTGCTGCTTCCGAGACCTCTGCAACTCGGAACTGGGAGCCTAG
- the THEM6 gene encoding protein THEM6, with the protein MLGLLVALLGLGLAAFALLDGWYLVRFPCAVLRARFLQPRVRDLLAEQRFAGRVLPSDLDLLLHMNNARYLREADLARVAHLTRCGVLGALWELRAHTVLAASCARYRRPLRLGEPFEVRTRLLGWDDRAFYLEARFVSRRDGFVCALLRFRQHLLGTSPERVVQQLCQRRVEPPELPADLQHWISYNEASSQLLRMESGLSDVTKDQ; encoded by the exons atGCTGGGGCTGCTGGTGGCGCTGCTGGGCCTGGGGCTCGCGGCCTTCGCGCTGCTGGACGGCTGGTACCTGGTGCGCTTCCCGTGCGCCGTGCTGCGCGCGCGCTTCCTGCAGCCGCGCGTCCGTGACCTGCTGGCGGAGCAGCGCTTCGCGGGCCGCGTGCTGCCCTCGGACCTGGACCTGCTGCTGCACATGAACAACGCGCGCTACCTGCGCGAGGCCGACTTAGCGCGCGTGGCGCACTTGACCCGCTGCGGGGTGCTCGGGGCGCTGTGGGAGCTGCGGGCGCACACCGTGCTGGCGGCCTCGTGCGCGCGCTACCGCCGCCCGCTGCGCCTGGGGGAGCCCTTCGAGGTGCGCACGCGCCTGCTGGGCTGGGACGACCGCGCGTTCTACCTGGAGGCGCGCTTCGTCAGCCGGCGGGACGGCTTCGTGTGCGCGCTGCTGCGCTTCCGGCAGCACCTGCTGGGGACCTCGCCCGAGCGCGTCGTGCAGCAGCTGTGCCAGCGCAGG GTGGAGCCCCCTGAGCTGCCGGCGGACCTGCAGCACTGGATCTCCTACAACGAGGCCAGCAGCCAGCTGCTTCGCATGGAGAGTGGGCTCAGCGATGTCACCAAAGACCAGTGA